A section of the Procambarus clarkii isolate CNS0578487 chromosome 38, FALCON_Pclarkii_2.0, whole genome shotgun sequence genome encodes:
- the LOC123771970 gene encoding uncharacterized protein, producing the protein MAAVIFLVMAAAVMPSWAQYFVNNNAAPAILGATDRPFVTSSGNLLVPEGSPTQPQPQQPFPQLPVQQPVFVQPQLPSQPQVFIPQQVSPLLTPFTFRPTSSLCNHAAKPLVDEVVDGRAYHFSWCHDSGRLYTWEQATYYCSGLGNGFQAVSIESHRKQELISNYMITHYISDIWTSGNKRNSRSWSWLSGTSSPYSNWSSTGRRGLPQPDNDEGNEDCLAVLNNLYNDGVTWHDSSCFHLRRVICEAPRFYAR; encoded by the exons ATGGCTGCTGTAATATTTCTGGTGATGGCGGCGGCAGTGATGCCATCCTGGGCCCAATACTTCGTTAATAACAACGCTGCTCCCGCCATCTTGGGAGCCACTGACAGGCCATTCGTTACATCAAGTGGAAACCTCTTGGTACCTGAAGGCAGCCCCACCCAACCTCAACCCCAGCAACCCTTCCCACAACTACCAGTCCAACAACCTGTGTTTGTTCAGCCACAACTGCCAAGCCAGCCTCAGGTCTTTATTCCTCAACAAGTATCTCCACTATTGACTCCCTTTACCTTCCGTCCAACTTCATCTTTATGCAACCATGCTGCTAAACCCCTG GTTGACGAGGTAGTGGACGGCAGAGCATACCACTTCTCATGGTGTCACGACTCTGGTCGACTCTACACCTGGGAGCAAGCAACCTATTACTGCTCTGGGCTTGGCAACGGTTTCCAGGCCGTCAGTATTGAAAGTCACAGGAAGCAAGAGTTAATTTCCAACTATATGATTACAC ACTACATCAGCGACATCTGGACGAGCGGCAACAAACGTAACTCGAGGTCTTGGTCGTGGTTATCTGGCACTTCCTCTCCCTACTCTAACTGGTCTAGCACCGGCAG GCGAGGACTGCCACAGCCAGACAACGATGAAGGCAACGAGGACTGTCTGGCGGTGTTAAACAACCTGTATAACGATGGTGTCACTTGGCACGactcctcctgtttccacctgagGCGCGTCATCTGTGAGGCTCCACGCTTCTACGCTCGATAG